A DNA window from Aureibaculum sp. 2308TA14-22 contains the following coding sequences:
- a CDS encoding sulfatase family protein: MKYLKTITSLLIVVILLSCNKKQSNPETLGENERPNILFIMSDDHTSQSWGIYGGVLKDYVQTPNISRLADEGTVLNNSFCTNSICVPSRASILTGSYSNKNGVYTLSDALEPDSVNIAKILKRSGYQTAVIGKWHLKKEPTGFDYYNVLHDQGRYWDPILRTKENFHKKSEEWDVHKGFSTDVVTDLSMKWLDTIDKSKPFMLMTHFKATHEPFDFPERHAKLYEGETIPEPESLLDFGAATTGRSFTGQSLDNLAYRWKQATKDPDSWWCQYPGLPFSTAEMDSIAARKHTYQKLVKDFMRSGAAIDDNIGRLLDYLEKSGLAENTIVIYTADQGYFLGEHGFFDKRLIYEESLRMPFVIRYPKEIPAGKRIDDIILNIDFASLFADYANVELPSSFQGKSFRENLKGNSPKDWRKTAYYRYWQHFPVRPSHFGIRNDRYKLALFYGQPLDMTGVSKKTTEPAWEFYDLEKDPKENNNAYDNPEYADIISEMKIELQRQRKLFGDTDEKYPEIQNLLSLN, translated from the coding sequence ATGAAATATTTAAAAACAATTACATCACTTTTAATAGTGGTAATATTACTTTCTTGTAATAAAAAACAATCAAATCCCGAAACTTTGGGTGAAAACGAAAGACCTAACATATTATTTATAATGTCAGATGACCATACTTCACAATCTTGGGGTATTTATGGGGGTGTATTAAAAGATTATGTTCAAACTCCAAATATTTCTCGCTTGGCGGATGAAGGTACAGTACTGAATAATAGTTTTTGTACAAATTCTATTTGTGTGCCCAGTAGAGCATCAATTTTAACAGGCAGCTATAGTAATAAAAACGGAGTTTACACTTTGAGTGATGCTTTAGAACCCGATAGCGTGAATATTGCTAAAATATTAAAACGTAGCGGGTATCAAACCGCGGTTATTGGCAAATGGCACTTAAAGAAAGAACCTACAGGATTTGATTACTATAATGTGCTACACGATCAGGGTCGTTATTGGGATCCCATTTTAAGAACCAAAGAAAATTTCCATAAGAAATCCGAGGAGTGGGATGTACACAAAGGATTTTCTACTGATGTAGTTACTGATTTGTCAATGAAATGGTTAGATACTATAGATAAAAGTAAACCTTTTATGTTAATGACTCATTTTAAAGCGACGCACGAGCCTTTTGATTTTCCTGAAAGACATGCAAAATTGTATGAGGGAGAAACCATTCCCGAGCCAGAATCGCTATTGGATTTTGGTGCGGCGACCACCGGAAGAAGTTTTACAGGTCAGAGTTTAGACAATCTAGCCTATCGTTGGAAACAGGCAACCAAAGATCCTGATTCATGGTGGTGTCAATATCCTGGATTACCGTTCAGCACAGCGGAAATGGACAGTATAGCGGCTAGAAAACACACGTATCAAAAATTGGTAAAAGACTTCATGCGTTCCGGTGCTGCTATTGATGATAATATTGGAAGATTATTAGACTATCTGGAAAAATCTGGTTTGGCAGAAAACACCATTGTCATTTATACTGCTGATCAAGGTTACTTTTTAGGAGAGCATGGCTTTTTTGATAAGCGGCTGATCTATGAAGAATCCTTACGAATGCCATTTGTGATACGTTATCCTAAGGAAATTCCCGCCGGAAAACGCATTGACGATATTATTTTGAATATCGATTTTGCCTCACTGTTTGCGGATTATGCAAATGTAGAGCTGCCCTCCTCTTTTCAAGGAAAAAGTTTTAGGGAAAATCTAAAAGGAAATAGCCCAAAAGACTGGAGAAAAACAGCTTATTACAGATACTGGCAGCATTTCCCTGTACGACCAAGCCATTTTGGGATTAGAAACGATCGCTACAAACTGGCTCTTTTTTATGGTCAACCGCTTGATATGACTGGGGTTTCAAAAAAAACTACCGAACCTGCTTGGGAATTTTATGATTTGGAAAAAGATCCCAAAGAAAACAACAATGCATACGATAATCCCGAATATGCCGACATTATCTCAGAAATGAAGATTGAATTGCAGAGACAGCGAAAATTATTCGGAGATACGGATGAAAAGTATCCGGAAATACAAAATTTATTAAGTTTAAATTAA
- a CDS encoding sulfatase-like hydrolase/transferase: protein MNKTIFHFILIFLGFNLLTAQNAKKPNVIVIYTDDQGAGDLGCYGADDIFTPNIDKLASDGIRFTQAYVAAPVCAPSRASLLTGNYPERAGVPGNTSANIQAKDGLPDAQYTMAELFKDDGYKTGHVGKWHLGMSTESSPNNQGFEYSFGHLRGCIDNYSHFFFWEGPNIHDLHENGEEVYHNGKYFPDLMAEKVNAFVDKNQKDPFFLYYAINMPHYPYQPTEKWQRFYADKGVPFPRSDYGAFISTIDERIGMLIDQLEKLGLRDDTIIVYQSDNGYSTEVRAFNGGGSSGPYRGAKSSLFEGGIRLPTIISWKGNLPENKVNNEFLLNTDWMPTLTNLCGLENKKPPTDGIDLSSMLLDTQQKSPRTSAFWKYGNQWVVRDGKWKLIAYPKDTSHKGELDLEQDALFLSNLDEDVSEMTNLASKYPEIVDKLIKKYVEWEYGSTEDVPKKMKKLNHLAVNSKIENLLPLHSNYKNIEVLTDGKRGYLDFSSGQWIGQEGKDLEFIIDLKKVQKIKKISCGYLQNMGNWIFKPEQVTVSSSSNGKDFGKQNNLKDENKTSNKNTFKGKFSLEKPLKTRYLKVSIKNIGKCPPNHEGAGSSAWVFIDEIIID, encoded by the coding sequence ATGAACAAAACAATTTTCCATTTTATACTCATTTTTCTAGGATTCAACTTATTAACTGCACAAAATGCTAAAAAACCTAATGTAATCGTAATCTATACCGATGATCAAGGAGCTGGCGATTTAGGTTGTTATGGAGCTGATGACATTTTTACGCCAAACATTGACAAGCTTGCTTCGGATGGCATCCGATTTACCCAAGCCTATGTAGCGGCTCCCGTTTGTGCTCCTTCCCGGGCATCTTTATTGACCGGGAATTATCCGGAAAGAGCGGGTGTTCCTGGTAATACCTCGGCAAATATTCAAGCAAAAGACGGTCTACCCGATGCTCAATACACCATGGCAGAACTTTTTAAAGACGATGGTTATAAAACAGGTCATGTTGGTAAATGGCATTTGGGCATGAGTACAGAAAGTAGCCCCAATAATCAGGGGTTTGAGTATTCCTTTGGACATTTACGTGGTTGCATAGACAATTATTCCCACTTTTTCTTTTGGGAAGGGCCTAATATTCACGATTTGCATGAAAACGGTGAGGAAGTCTATCATAACGGAAAGTACTTTCCTGATCTGATGGCAGAAAAAGTGAATGCATTTGTCGATAAAAACCAAAAAGACCCATTCTTTTTATACTATGCCATCAATATGCCGCACTATCCATATCAACCGACTGAAAAATGGCAAAGATTTTATGCAGATAAAGGCGTTCCATTTCCAAGATCGGACTATGGTGCATTTATTTCTACCATTGATGAACGTATAGGAATGCTTATTGACCAACTTGAGAAATTAGGTTTACGAGACGATACAATTATCGTTTATCAGTCCGATAATGGTTATTCTACTGAGGTACGTGCTTTTAACGGTGGCGGAAGTTCTGGACCGTATCGCGGGGCAAAAAGCAGTTTATTTGAAGGCGGAATCAGATTACCTACAATCATCAGCTGGAAAGGAAACCTTCCTGAAAATAAAGTCAATAATGAATTTTTATTAAATACGGATTGGATGCCAACATTGACTAATCTATGTGGATTGGAAAACAAAAAACCACCTACAGATGGTATTGATTTATCTTCTATGTTATTGGATACACAACAAAAATCACCACGAACCTCCGCATTTTGGAAATACGGCAACCAATGGGTGGTACGAGATGGAAAATGGAAATTGATCGCTTATCCCAAAGACACCTCACATAAGGGGGAATTAGATTTAGAACAAGATGCTTTGTTTTTATCTAATTTAGATGAGGATGTATCGGAAATGACCAATTTGGCATCAAAATATCCTGAAATTGTAGATAAATTAATTAAAAAATATGTTGAATGGGAATATGGATCGACTGAGGATGTTCCAAAAAAAATGAAAAAATTAAATCATCTGGCAGTAAATTCAAAAATTGAAAATTTACTTCCTTTACATTCCAACTATAAAAATATAGAAGTATTAACTGATGGAAAAAGAGGCTATCTCGATTTTAGCTCGGGACAATGGATTGGTCAAGAAGGTAAAGATCTCGAATTTATTATCGACCTAAAGAAAGTTCAAAAAATTAAAAAAATTTCATGTGGCTATTTACAGAATATGGGCAATTGGATTTTTAAACCCGAACAAGTTACGGTCAGCTCTTCATCAAATGGAAAAGATTTTGGAAAACAAAATAACTTGAAAGACGAAAATAAAACAAGCAACAAAAATACGTTTAAAGGAAAATTTAGCTTAGAGAAACCGTTAAAAACTAGATATTTAAAAGTCAGTATAAAAAACATAGGCAAATGTCCGCCAAACCATGAAGGTGCAGGCAGTAGTGCTTGGGTGTTTATAGATGAAATAATAATTGATTAA
- a CDS encoding sulfatase-like hydrolase/transferase, whose protein sequence is MSKFSVQIIFFLVFIISVFSCKEKEKKVEPKKQPNIIVIYADDLGFGDVSAYGSTVLKTPNIDRIANEGIKFMNGYAASPTCTPSRYALLSGNYPFKKTDARVLRGNAPLIFDTSKQTLPSILRDAGYTTGVVGKWHLGLGNENMDWNGEIKPGPLEIGFDESFIMASTNDRVPSVYVKNHRIDGLDPNDPIEVSYTKNFEGEPTGKENPELLKIHPSHGHNMSIHNGISRIGYMRGGKSALFKDEEMSDDFLRESKAFIDRNKENPFFLFYSLHQPHVPRVPHPRFVGKTSLGPRGDVIVEADWAVGQLLDYLDELNLSENTIVIFSSDNGPVLDDGYKTDAVEKNGDHTPAGKLRGGKYSLFDAGTHVPFMVMWKGTVAPGVSNALVSQMDLPASFAAFTGQKNTTDDSQNVIDALLGKSDKGRESLILGRANGISIRQSDWILIPPHKGPKNTGKFTNIETGRDTIYQLYNVKEDIGQQNNIAEKHPEKVKELIELIEKIKGEK, encoded by the coding sequence ATGTCCAAGTTTAGTGTACAAATAATATTTTTTTTAGTATTTATAATAAGTGTATTCTCTTGTAAGGAGAAAGAAAAAAAAGTAGAGCCTAAAAAACAACCCAACATTATAGTTATTTATGCCGATGATTTGGGTTTTGGCGATGTAAGTGCATACGGAAGTACGGTCTTAAAGACACCTAATATAGACCGAATTGCCAATGAAGGTATTAAGTTTATGAATGGTTACGCAGCTTCGCCAACGTGTACACCAAGCAGGTACGCTTTGTTATCCGGTAATTATCCGTTTAAAAAAACAGATGCTAGGGTTTTACGCGGTAATGCCCCTTTAATTTTTGATACAAGCAAACAAACCTTGCCCTCTATATTGAGGGACGCAGGATATACCACTGGCGTAGTTGGAAAATGGCATTTGGGGCTGGGCAACGAAAACATGGACTGGAACGGTGAAATCAAACCCGGACCTTTGGAAATCGGTTTTGATGAATCGTTTATTATGGCTTCAACTAATGATAGGGTGCCATCGGTGTATGTAAAAAATCATCGTATTGACGGATTGGATCCCAACGATCCAATAGAAGTGAGTTATACCAAAAATTTTGAAGGAGAACCTACAGGGAAAGAGAATCCGGAATTGTTGAAAATACATCCCAGTCATGGACACAACATGAGCATACATAATGGAATTTCACGTATCGGCTATATGCGTGGCGGTAAATCGGCATTATTTAAAGATGAAGAAATGTCAGATGATTTTTTAAGAGAATCTAAAGCCTTTATCGACAGAAATAAAGAAAATCCGTTCTTTTTATTTTACAGTTTGCATCAACCGCATGTGCCGCGAGTACCTCACCCTCGATTTGTTGGTAAAACAAGTTTAGGTCCACGAGGCGATGTAATCGTTGAAGCCGATTGGGCAGTGGGGCAACTGTTGGATTATTTGGACGAATTAAACCTTTCGGAAAACACCATTGTTATTTTTTCTAGTGATAACGGCCCTGTTTTGGACGATGGATATAAAACCGATGCTGTTGAAAAAAATGGAGACCATACTCCCGCAGGAAAACTAAGAGGAGGGAAATACAGCCTTTTTGATGCCGGAACCCATGTGCCGTTTATGGTCATGTGGAAAGGGACGGTAGCTCCAGGCGTTTCCAATGCTTTAGTCTCGCAAATGGATTTACCTGCTTCTTTTGCTGCCTTTACGGGACAAAAAAACACCACAGACGACAGTCAAAACGTAATTGATGCGTTGCTGGGCAAATCCGATAAAGGTCGTGAGAGCTTGATTTTAGGTAGAGCTAACGGCATTTCAATCCGCCAAAGCGATTGGATTTTGATTCCACCGCATAAAGGACCGAAAAACACAGGAAAATTTACAAATATTGAAACAGGTAGAGATACTATTTATCAATTATATAATGTAAAAGAAGATATTGGACAGCAAAACAATATTGCTGAAAAGCATCCTGAAAAAGTAAAGGAGTTAATAGAGTTAATAGAGAAAATTAAAGGAGAGAAATAA
- a CDS encoding tetratricopeptide repeat-containing sensor histidine kinase produces the protein MHKLKIDIIKFIFLFLSILSWSQKDDDEKKWYTAFAQTFDRAPDSLYQQLKAAQELSDKAFFIEAIANVHIALGNTDSINYYGNYLENEATNHQKDGLVDNLYLSKAYTILGKGKMLQGLYDEAMKYYLQGLDITKITQSPYLYFTHSLGLASVYVQNEEFDKAEPLLDNAIENSTNTYFTGLAKKYYGDIYYVKRDGTNSESYYDSALVDLEKAPDKKLALQIKLNLGTMDAARDKIESALKLFEEVKNIANNNKYYDLYIEAVLRIGDVYKRLKNFQAAQMILSTAHINAVGWDRMELEKKVIQSLVELYRDQEDYKNAYALMTQYVGVSNRIIREQKSKEIKELEIQYQTLQKEKEISTLREEQLLKESEIEKQKTIKYAFLIGFLILLIPITALLIVYYQKLQAQSQLNAQQEELNKQKVGSLIREQELKLVKASVEAQNEERTRIARELHDSIGGNLAAIKLQMSNLNGKENSKNAIVTQLDETYQQVREISHNLIPSKFSQNAFTTLISDYIDKVDKSTEQDIVFMPYPEEKINALEENIQVEVFNIIQELLTNTLKYAKAKNVEIHLNLHNNSLQLLFEDNGVGFDQNKTPTGIGLQNIKSRLDKLNAQLNIDSSINRGTAVTIEIPLAHGTIKNV, from the coding sequence ATGCATAAACTAAAAATAGATATAATAAAATTTATTTTCTTGTTTTTGAGCATTTTATCTTGGTCTCAAAAGGATGATGACGAAAAAAAATGGTACACTGCGTTTGCTCAAACTTTTGATAGGGCACCTGATTCGCTGTACCAACAGTTGAAAGCAGCTCAAGAACTCAGTGATAAAGCTTTTTTTATTGAGGCCATTGCCAATGTTCATATAGCATTGGGCAATACGGATTCCATCAATTATTATGGCAACTATTTAGAAAACGAAGCCACAAACCATCAAAAGGATGGATTGGTCGATAATCTGTACCTATCCAAAGCATATACTATTTTAGGTAAAGGAAAAATGTTACAAGGCTTGTATGATGAGGCGATGAAGTATTATTTACAGGGTTTGGATATTACTAAAATCACCCAAAGTCCTTATTTATATTTTACACATTCTTTGGGCTTAGCTTCAGTTTATGTACAAAATGAAGAATTTGACAAAGCTGAACCGTTATTGGATAATGCGATTGAAAACAGTACAAATACCTATTTTACAGGGTTGGCAAAAAAATATTACGGAGATATTTATTATGTAAAAAGAGACGGTACCAATAGCGAATCCTATTACGATAGTGCTTTGGTCGATTTGGAAAAAGCACCAGATAAAAAACTGGCCCTGCAAATAAAACTGAATTTGGGTACAATGGATGCAGCAAGAGACAAAATAGAATCGGCATTAAAACTATTTGAGGAGGTTAAGAACATTGCTAATAACAATAAATATTACGATCTTTATATTGAAGCCGTGCTGCGGATAGGTGATGTTTACAAGCGACTTAAAAATTTTCAAGCTGCTCAAATGATATTGTCCACTGCTCATATAAATGCAGTAGGGTGGGATAGAATGGAGTTAGAAAAAAAAGTAATTCAAAGTCTTGTGGAATTATACCGAGACCAGGAAGATTATAAGAATGCCTATGCGTTAATGACGCAATATGTAGGTGTGTCAAATCGAATTATACGAGAGCAAAAAAGTAAGGAAATAAAAGAATTGGAAATTCAATATCAGACCTTACAAAAGGAAAAAGAAATCAGTACTTTACGTGAAGAACAATTGCTAAAAGAAAGTGAAATCGAAAAACAAAAGACCATCAAATATGCTTTTCTGATCGGTTTTTTAATATTGTTGATTCCCATAACCGCTCTATTGATTGTGTATTACCAAAAATTACAGGCCCAAAGCCAACTCAATGCCCAACAAGAAGAACTCAACAAGCAAAAAGTAGGTTCATTGATAAGAGAGCAAGAGTTAAAGTTGGTTAAAGCATCCGTTGAGGCACAGAATGAAGAACGTACCCGGATTGCAAGGGAATTGCACGATAGTATTGGCGGCAATCTGGCCGCTATTAAATTGCAAATGAGCAACTTAAACGGTAAAGAAAATTCTAAAAACGCCATAGTTACCCAATTGGACGAGACCTATCAACAAGTCCGTGAAATATCGCATAACCTGATTCCCAGTAAATTCAGCCAAAATGCTTTTACTACTTTAATAAGTGATTATATTGATAAAGTAGATAAATCAACAGAGCAAGACATTGTTTTTATGCCGTATCCCGAAGAAAAAATTAATGCCTTGGAAGAAAACATACAAGTCGAGGTTTTTAATATCATTCAAGAACTGTTGACCAATACCTTGAAGTATGCTAAGGCAAAAAATGTAGAAATTCATTTGAACCTACATAATAATTCCTTACAATTGTTGTTTGAAGATAACGGTGTTGGGTTTGACCAGAACAAAACTCCAACGGGCATAGGCTTACAAAATATAAAAAGTCGTTTAGATAAACTAAATGCCCAGTTAAATATAGATTCATCAATTAACCGTGGTACAGCGGTTACCATAGAAATACCTTTAGCACATGGCACTATCAAGAACGTATAA
- a CDS encoding response regulator transcription factor — MALSRTYKLIVADDHKMFLDGLLSIIGKESDFEIAMTADSGQNVIKYLDNSGGKDIDLVITDINMPDVSGIELNQHIKDNFPHIRTLVVSMRHDSKTIHTLTDANVDGYVPKNADQSELIKAIETILKGEKYFSESIKKAYMESMFNKEKDVITTLTTREKEVLKLIAEEHTTQEIADKLFLSKHTIEGYRKNLISKLEVRNLAGLTKYAIQLGLVD; from the coding sequence ATGGCACTATCAAGAACGTATAAATTAATAGTAGCGGACGACCATAAAATGTTTTTGGACGGACTGCTGAGCATTATTGGCAAGGAATCCGATTTTGAAATCGCAATGACCGCTGATAGCGGACAGAACGTCATTAAATATTTGGACAATAGCGGCGGTAAGGATATAGATTTGGTCATTACTGACATTAATATGCCTGATGTATCAGGTATTGAGCTAAACCAGCACATCAAGGATAACTTTCCGCATATAAGAACGCTAGTTGTAAGTATGCGGCACGATTCCAAGACCATACATACCCTTACCGATGCCAATGTTGACGGTTACGTACCCAAAAATGCGGACCAAAGCGAATTGATTAAAGCTATTGAGACCATTTTAAAAGGTGAGAAATACTTTTCTGAGAGCATTAAAAAGGCTTATATGGAAAGTATGTTCAATAAAGAAAAAGATGTGATTACCACATTGACGACCAGAGAAAAGGAAGTTTTAAAACTTATAGCCGAAGAGCATACTACCCAAGAAATTGCTGATAAACTCTTTTTAAGCAAACATACTATTGAAGGTTATCGAAAAAACCTGATTTCCAAATTGGAAGTCCGCAACCTTGCAGGACTGACGAAGTATGCCATACAGTTAGGGTTGGTGGATTAA
- a CDS encoding SIMPL domain-containing protein has product MRKLIIAVLILIAANTFAQENTSTKNTISVSSNVKFKKEVKAYRVKLVMGLDQMGYGNNECNTLDELKEKYFAKLKEKGIDPTKLEEQKIEYLSMYYQREGTVYYYEASTEEEVQKVLSARVNGITNNGLEYKMELEDTIYDSLIEKAIEQAKDKAERIAKKANRKVGKIAMISDNSYGNDGWAYYSPKDEYIRINVVFELL; this is encoded by the coding sequence ATGAGAAAATTAATTATTGCAGTTTTAATACTGATAGCAGCAAACACTTTTGCACAAGAAAACACAAGTACAAAAAACACCATAAGTGTTAGTAGTAACGTAAAGTTTAAAAAAGAAGTAAAGGCTTACAGAGTCAAATTGGTTATGGGCTTAGACCAAATGGGTTACGGAAATAATGAATGCAATACCTTAGATGAGCTAAAAGAAAAATACTTTGCTAAGCTCAAAGAAAAAGGAATTGATCCAACCAAATTGGAAGAACAAAAAATTGAATACTTAAGCATGTACTATCAAAGAGAAGGTACGGTATATTATTACGAAGCAAGTACCGAAGAAGAAGTGCAAAAGGTGTTGAGTGCTAGAGTCAATGGCATAACTAACAATGGGCTGGAGTACAAAATGGAACTAGAGGATACCATTTATGACAGTTTAATTGAAAAAGCCATTGAACAAGCCAAAGACAAAGCGGAAAGAATTGCTAAGAAAGCAAATAGAAAAGTTGGGAAAATTGCTATGATTTCTGATAATTCTTATGGTAACGATGGTTGGGCATACTACTCACCAAAGGATGAATATATAAGAATAAATGTTGTGTTTGAACTATTATAA
- a CDS encoding SIMPL domain-containing protein (The SIMPL domain is named for its presence in mouse protein SIMPL (signalling molecule that associates with mouse pelle-like kinase). Bacterial member BP26, from Brucella, was shown to assemble into a channel-like structure, while YggE from E. coli has been associated with resistance to oxidative stress.), with amino-acid sequence MMDKTIEVSGSVKLERKIVKYRAKISIEVNQNPYGDEEVSDLSEIKNQYYLALVENGVDVNKFEEDTFEFRTYNYQAEGTMLKYECTSQKEISQLLDIKVPGIYVNLLECKYVIDDKLYDEMTEAALVDAKMRANNIASKINRKVGPIISLTDNRILNNYWTTFNPYDEFFELKVVFEMQ; translated from the coding sequence ATGATGGATAAAACAATTGAAGTAAGCGGATCTGTTAAGTTAGAGCGAAAAATTGTTAAGTATAGAGCTAAAATAAGTATAGAGGTAAACCAAAATCCTTATGGTGATGAGGAGGTTTCAGATTTGTCTGAGATTAAGAATCAATATTATTTGGCACTGGTAGAAAACGGTGTAGATGTAAATAAGTTTGAAGAAGATACTTTTGAATTTAGAACCTATAATTATCAGGCTGAAGGAACTATGTTAAAATATGAATGTACTTCGCAAAAAGAAATTTCGCAATTGCTAGATATAAAAGTGCCAGGTATTTATGTTAACCTATTAGAGTGTAAATATGTTATTGATGATAAGCTCTATGATGAAATGACTGAAGCTGCTTTAGTTGATGCTAAAATGAGGGCGAATAATATTGCATCAAAAATTAATAGAAAAGTAGGGCCGATAATATCTTTAACGGACAATAGAATATTAAATAATTATTGGACAACTTTTAATCCTTATGACGAATTTTTTGAATTAAAAGTAGTTTTTGAAATGCAGTAA
- a CDS encoding aminotransferase class IV: MVNYNGNISKNPPTLSINNRAFKYGDGLFETLKVKGNTIIFLEDHYFRLMASMRMLRMNIPMDFTLEFFQQEILKTTSANNFTDARVRFTVNRKDGGLYLPSTNNIHFLVEAKALSVTLKKEYEVDLFKDYYVYSGTLSTLKTNNKILNVVGSIFADENGLDNCILLNEKKHVVETLNANIFLVKGKTISTPPLSEGCLKGVFRKKLIEFIAKDEELNLEEREISPFELQKTDEVFLTNAIVGIQPVTKYRKKKYTTEVSDYLRRKMDI; encoded by the coding sequence ATGGTAAATTATAACGGCAACATTTCTAAGAACCCACCTACCTTAAGTATCAATAACAGGGCGTTTAAGTATGGTGACGGGTTGTTTGAAACTTTAAAAGTAAAAGGCAATACAATAATTTTTTTAGAAGATCATTATTTTAGGTTAATGGCATCTATGCGAATGTTACGTATGAATATTCCTATGGATTTTACCTTGGAATTTTTTCAACAGGAAATTTTAAAGACAACTTCTGCTAACAATTTTACGGATGCCAGAGTTCGTTTTACGGTAAATAGAAAAGATGGTGGATTATACTTGCCAAGTACCAACAATATCCATTTTTTAGTCGAGGCAAAAGCATTATCCGTTACGCTAAAAAAAGAATATGAAGTTGATCTTTTTAAAGATTATTATGTTTATTCCGGCACGTTGTCAACCTTAAAGACCAATAATAAAATCCTTAACGTTGTGGGCAGTATTTTTGCCGATGAAAACGGGTTGGACAATTGTATTTTATTAAATGAAAAGAAGCACGTGGTAGAAACCTTAAATGCCAATATTTTTTTAGTAAAGGGCAAAACTATCAGCACCCCTCCCCTTTCAGAAGGTTGTCTTAAAGGTGTGTTCAGGAAAAAATTGATTGAATTTATTGCAAAGGATGAAGAATTAAACTTAGAAGAAAGGGAAATCTCTCCTTTTGAACTTCAAAAAACGGATGAAGTATTTTTAACTAATGCTATTGTTGGTATTCAGCCAGTAACTAAATACAGAAAGAAAAAATATACTACTGAGGTTTCTGATTATTTAAGACGCAAAATGGACATCTAA
- a CDS encoding START-like domain-containing protein: MADKVKYSIEFIMHSSPAFLYQYLSTPDGLSEWFADNVNSRSDVYTFIWDGSEEQAKRLSYKTNERIKYKWLTDEEESTFFEFKIVVDALTSDVSLIVTDFADDEDEVEEGKMFWENQISELKHTIGA; the protein is encoded by the coding sequence ATGGCAGACAAAGTAAAATATAGTATAGAGTTTATAATGCACTCTTCGCCTGCATTTTTATATCAATATTTATCTACTCCTGATGGATTAAGCGAATGGTTTGCCGATAATGTAAACTCAAGAAGCGATGTTTATACTTTTATTTGGGATGGATCAGAAGAACAAGCCAAAAGATTATCATATAAAACTAATGAACGTATCAAATACAAATGGTTAACTGATGAGGAAGAAAGTACTTTTTTTGAATTTAAAATAGTAGTCGATGCCTTAACATCAGATGTATCTTTAATAGTAACGGATTTTGCAGATGATGAAGACGAAGTTGAAGAAGGCAAAATGTTTTGGGAAAATCAAATCTCTGAGTTAAAACATACTATTGGGGCATAG